One genomic window of Mucilaginibacter sp. SJ includes the following:
- a CDS encoding ATP-dependent helicase: MDYLQGLNPEQRAAVEQIEGPVMIIAGAGSGKTRVITYRVAHLIRKGVDSFNILVLTFTNKAAREMRERITHVVGAEAKNIWMGTFHSVFAKILRVEAEKIGYPSNFTIYDTDDSKSVLRAILKEMNLDDKLYNVNFVLNRISASKNNLISWQEYNKNEQIQADDFSSGRGQMGKIYEMYATRCYRAGAMDFDDLLYKTNELLKLHPDVLNKYQHKFKYLMVDEYQDTNFSQYLIVKKLAAVNENLCVVGDDAQSIYAFRGANIQNILNFEKDYPDLKVFKLEQNYRSTQNIVNVANSIIRNNKDQLKKNVFSEKESGDKIKVMRAFSDNEEGKIVAEAIMQDRSSNGLKWSAFAILYRTNAQSRSMEEALRKLGIPYKIYGGLSFYQRKEIKDLIAYFRLTFNPNDEEALKRVINYPKRGIGDTSVDKIIVAADQHGITPWEVIVEPGKYLEGKISGAVSTFATMIQSFQVLTKTKSAYESALYIAQHSGLLKDLYEDKSVEGLNRYENIQELLNGIKEFSEREDIEEKGLDVFMQDVALLTNDDNDKNKDADTVSLMTIHSSKGLEFPQVYVVGLEENLFPSQMSLNSRSDLEEERRLFYVAVTRAESKLHISYATSRFKFGTLINCEPSRFLDEIDAKYLELDYTAKPTSGNNPFFDDERKAWSRDKQPDTFSRPKPAAAAPVKTTSILAKAHVPSANFKPSDTSGLQVGMEVEHERFGFGKVLALEGNKPDIKATIFFKEIGQKQLLLKFAKLYIVQ, translated from the coding sequence TTGGATTACTTACAGGGATTAAACCCCGAACAAAGGGCAGCAGTTGAACAAATTGAAGGGCCGGTGATGATCATTGCCGGTGCGGGATCGGGCAAAACACGTGTTATTACCTATCGCGTAGCGCATTTGATACGCAAGGGTGTTGATTCGTTTAACATACTGGTACTTACCTTTACCAACAAGGCCGCCCGCGAAATGCGCGAGCGTATCACCCATGTAGTTGGCGCCGAAGCTAAAAACATATGGATGGGAACCTTCCACTCGGTATTTGCCAAAATTTTGCGGGTTGAGGCCGAAAAAATTGGCTATCCCAGCAACTTTACCATTTACGATACCGACGATAGCAAAAGTGTTTTAAGGGCCATTTTAAAAGAAATGAACCTTGACGATAAGCTGTACAATGTAAACTTTGTACTTAACCGCATTTCGGCATCAAAAAATAACCTGATCTCGTGGCAGGAATATAACAAGAACGAGCAGATCCAGGCCGACGACTTTTCGAGCGGCCGCGGGCAAATGGGCAAGATCTATGAGATGTATGCCACCCGTTGTTACCGTGCCGGCGCCATGGATTTTGACGATTTGCTTTACAAAACCAACGAACTGCTGAAACTGCATCCCGATGTGCTCAATAAATACCAGCACAAGTTTAAATACCTTATGGTTGATGAGTATCAGGATACCAACTTTTCGCAATACCTGATTGTTAAAAAGCTTGCTGCTGTTAACGAAAACCTGTGCGTAGTAGGTGATGACGCCCAAAGTATCTATGCTTTCCGCGGTGCCAACATTCAGAATATCTTAAACTTTGAAAAGGATTATCCCGATCTGAAAGTGTTTAAGCTGGAGCAAAACTACCGCTCAACCCAAAATATTGTGAATGTAGCCAACAGCATCATCCGCAATAATAAAGACCAGCTTAAAAAGAATGTGTTCTCCGAAAAAGAATCGGGCGATAAGATCAAAGTGATGCGGGCCTTCAGCGATAACGAGGAAGGCAAAATAGTAGCCGAAGCTATTATGCAGGACCGCAGCTCAAACGGGCTTAAATGGTCGGCGTTTGCTATCCTTTACCGCACCAATGCGCAATCTCGTTCTATGGAGGAGGCCTTACGCAAACTGGGTATCCCATATAAAATATATGGCGGGCTTTCGTTTTATCAGCGCAAGGAAATTAAGGACCTGATAGCTTATTTCAGGCTCACCTTTAACCCTAATGATGAAGAAGCTTTAAAACGCGTTATCAATTACCCTAAACGGGGTATTGGCGATACCTCGGTTGATAAGATCATTGTAGCAGCCGATCAGCATGGTATAACGCCCTGGGAAGTTATTGTTGAGCCGGGCAAGTACCTCGAGGGCAAAATATCGGGGGCAGTATCCACTTTTGCTACCATGATCCAAAGCTTCCAGGTGCTGACCAAAACCAAATCGGCCTATGAGTCGGCTTTATATATCGCGCAGCATTCGGGTTTATTGAAGGACCTTTATGAAGATAAATCGGTAGAGGGGCTTAACCGTTACGAAAATATCCAGGAGCTTTTAAACGGGATCAAAGAGTTTTCGGAGCGGGAGGATATTGAAGAAAAAGGCCTTGATGTTTTCATGCAGGATGTAGCCCTGTTAACTAACGATGATAATGACAAAAATAAAGATGCCGATACGGTATCGCTCATGACCATCCACTCGTCAAAAGGGCTTGAGTTTCCGCAGGTTTATGTTGTAGGGCTGGAAGAGAACCTTTTCCCTTCGCAGATGTCGCTTAACTCACGCAGCGATCTGGAAGAAGAGCGCCGCTTGTTTTATGTAGCTGTTACCCGTGCCGAAAGCAAGCTCCATATCAGTTACGCCACCTCGCGTTTTAAGTTTGGAACATTGATTAATTGCGAGCCAAGCCGTTTTTTGGATGAAATTGATGCAAAATATCTTGAGCTCGACTATACCGCCAAACCTACTTCGGGCAATAATCCATTTTTTGATGATGAACGTAAAGCATGGAGCAGGGATAAACAGCCCGACACATTTTCGCGACCAAAACCGGCAGCTGCAGCACCGGTAAAAACCACTTCGATACTGGCCAAGGCGCATGTACCTTCAGCCAATTTCAAACCTTCTGATACATCCGGTTTACAAGTGGGCATGGAGGTTGAACACGAACGTTTTGGCTTCGGTAAAGTACTCGCTCTTGAGGGTAATAAGCCTGATATAAAAGCCACAATCTTCTTTAAGGAGATTGGTCAAAAGCAGTTGCTGTTAAAATTTGCGAAACTTTACATAGTTCAATAA
- a CDS encoding thioredoxin domain-containing protein codes for MNRLANSTSPYLLQHANNPVNWYPWGKEALDKAKAENKLILVSIGYSACHWCHVMEHESFEDEAVAAVMNEYFVCIKVDREERPDVDQIYMSAVQLMSGRGGWPLNCICLPDQRPIYGGTYFRKNDWTSLLFNLADFYKQKPEEAEDYAVRLTEGIQKYESIEFVVAQAKHTRDDLQAIVNNWKRYFDKQEGGTGNAPKFPMPNNWQALMRYGYLMKDDEVAEQVKLTLHKMAFGGIYDHVGGGFARYSVDGRWHVPHFEKMLYDNAQLISLYAEAYTWHPDELYKQVVDEIITFSTHELMSPGYGFYSALDADSEGKEGKFYIFIKDEIEEILGDEAGLFCIYYNITEEGSWEEEESNVLFRKDSDEGLAAKLGLPGDELLAKIAASRQKVFEARSVRVRPGLDNKILASWNGLMLKGLSDAYRAFNKPEYLELALNNAGFILNNLLGQNGRLSRVYSATSSPDTPVAFLDDYANIIDGLIALYEVTFNEHWLQQAKSLTDTAIAHYYDEAKGIFFFTADDDEQLIARKSEIMDGVIPASNSVMARVLKKLGLLFDNESYIEVSAQLLRNVMPQLAKYGSAYSNWVMLLLDEVFGINEIAITGAGAETFRKEMENNYIPNKIMLGGNTGSLPLLQDKFGASTQIFICKDKTCGLPAHNPADAIKEVEARFYN; via the coding sequence ATGAATCGCCTGGCCAACTCCACATCGCCCTATTTATTACAACATGCCAATAACCCGGTAAACTGGTACCCCTGGGGCAAAGAAGCCCTTGATAAAGCCAAAGCCGAAAATAAGCTCATCCTGGTAAGCATCGGCTACTCGGCCTGTCATTGGTGCCATGTTATGGAGCACGAAAGCTTCGAGGATGAAGCTGTGGCCGCTGTAATGAATGAATATTTTGTTTGTATTAAGGTGGATAGGGAAGAGCGCCCCGATGTTGACCAGATTTATATGAGTGCCGTGCAACTGATGAGTGGCCGTGGTGGTTGGCCACTTAACTGCATTTGCCTGCCCGATCAAAGGCCTATTTACGGCGGCACTTACTTCCGCAAAAACGACTGGACGTCGTTGCTCTTTAACCTGGCCGATTTTTACAAGCAAAAGCCAGAAGAGGCCGAAGATTATGCTGTTCGCCTTACTGAGGGGATTCAAAAATATGAGTCGATAGAATTTGTAGTGGCACAGGCAAAACATACGCGGGACGATCTGCAAGCCATCGTAAACAATTGGAAACGATATTTTGATAAGCAGGAGGGGGGCACCGGCAACGCGCCCAAATTCCCGATGCCAAATAACTGGCAGGCTTTAATGCGCTATGGCTATTTAATGAAAGATGATGAAGTAGCGGAGCAAGTGAAACTTACTTTGCATAAAATGGCTTTCGGGGGAATTTATGATCATGTTGGCGGTGGATTTGCACGCTATTCGGTTGACGGTCGCTGGCATGTACCACATTTTGAAAAAATGCTGTATGATAACGCCCAGCTTATTAGCCTGTATGCCGAAGCTTACACCTGGCATCCGGATGAATTGTACAAACAGGTAGTTGATGAGATCATCACTTTCAGCACCCATGAGCTGATGTCGCCCGGGTATGGCTTTTATTCGGCGCTTGACGCGGATAGTGAAGGAAAGGAAGGCAAGTTCTATATTTTTATCAAGGATGAGATTGAAGAGATTTTAGGCGATGAAGCCGGTTTGTTCTGTATCTACTATAATATTACGGAGGAAGGCAGCTGGGAAGAGGAGGAATCGAACGTATTGTTCCGGAAGGACAGCGATGAAGGCCTGGCCGCAAAATTAGGTTTGCCTGGTGATGAATTGCTTGCCAAAATAGCTGCATCCCGTCAAAAGGTATTTGAAGCCCGCAGTGTACGCGTACGGCCGGGATTGGATAACAAGATCCTGGCATCGTGGAATGGCCTTATGCTGAAAGGTTTGAGCGATGCTTACCGTGCGTTTAATAAACCGGAGTACCTTGAGCTTGCGCTGAACAATGCCGGGTTTATTTTAAATAACCTGCTTGGCCAAAATGGCAGGTTATCACGGGTTTACAGCGCCACATCGTCACCGGATACGCCGGTAGCATTTTTAGATGATTATGCCAATATCATTGACGGGCTCATTGCTTTGTATGAAGTTACCTTCAACGAGCACTGGCTGCAGCAGGCCAAAAGCCTTACCGATACGGCCATAGCCCACTATTACGATGAAGCAAAGGGCATTTTCTTTTTCACTGCCGATGATGATGAGCAACTGATCGCCCGCAAATCTGAAATTATGGATGGGGTGATCCCTGCCTCCAATTCGGTTATGGCACGGGTACTTAAAAAGTTAGGCTTGCTTTTTGATAACGAAAGTTACATTGAGGTTTCGGCACAGTTGTTACGTAATGTAATGCCGCAGCTGGCAAAGTATGGTTCGGCCTATTCAAACTGGGTGATGCTTTTGCTGGATGAGGTGTTTGGAATAAACGAAATTGCGATAACTGGTGCCGGAGCGGAAACTTTCAGAAAGGAAATGGAAAATAATTACATCCCCAATAAAATTATGTTGGGCGGTAATACAGGAAGTTTACCTTTGCTGCAGGATAAGTTTGGTGCATCAACGCAAATTTTCATTTGTAAAGATAAAACCTGCGGATTACCTGCTCATAACCCGGCCGATGCCATAAAAGAGGTTGAAGCCAGATTTTACAACTAA
- a CDS encoding M1 family metallopeptidase: MNCLKLNYLLCAVALMPFTRPASAQTTDTTKYNHQDLFGPITWPVTSDGTRSAAGKPSPNYWQNRADYQIKAALNEGKDTTITGEVTITYTNNSPDKLDYLWLQLDQNLFKPDSRGAAVTPYTGDRFDVRGFSRGGYHIASVEITYKGETYKVDPIITDARMQLRLNAPMDGKGEKIEIKVNYDFAIPFYGADRMGRKKFKQGYIYEIAQWYPRMCVYDDVEGWNTLPYMGLGEFYCEYGDFDYYITAPANKIVVGSGDLQNPEEVLTPAQQKRLAEARNSDKTVTIISAGEVGKGSTRPFKGTLTWHFKMQNTRDIAWGASDAFIWDAARVNFPSGRKGIAMSAYPVESSGNDGWGRSTEYLKNSMEIYSNLYFEYPWNSAVNVSGVALGMEYPGAIFCLSNLKKGQLWGDVTHEIGHNWFPMIVGSNERKYMWQDEGFNTFINEYATEQFNKGEYVEKSGSAQNVLAGYRNSKDPLMTAPEAIGLNDYGQYYTKTALGLDILRNVVLGPERFDYAFREYVKNWAFKHPLPYDLFRAMNDASGEDLNWFWKSWFFTTWKLDQAITSVSYIKGNPAEGALITLTNNEKMALPVDLKIVQANGKTETIHLPVNIWQRDGVWKFKYPSTTAIKSMEIDPDRQLPDVDLKNNIYRGE, encoded by the coding sequence ATGAACTGTTTAAAACTGAATTATTTATTATGCGCCGTGGCGCTGATGCCGTTTACGCGACCGGCATCGGCCCAAACTACCGACACCACAAAATACAATCACCAGGACCTTTTTGGCCCAATTACCTGGCCCGTTACCAGTGACGGTACACGCTCGGCTGCAGGCAAGCCCTCACCAAATTACTGGCAAAACCGCGCTGATTACCAAATCAAAGCTGCTCTTAATGAAGGCAAGGATACTACCATAACCGGCGAAGTAACCATTACCTACACCAATAACAGCCCTGATAAGTTGGATTATCTGTGGCTGCAACTGGATCAAAACCTGTTTAAACCAGATTCGCGCGGAGCGGCGGTAACGCCATACACCGGCGACAGGTTTGACGTTCGTGGATTTAGTCGCGGTGGTTATCATATCGCTTCTGTTGAGATTACCTATAAAGGCGAAACCTACAAGGTTGATCCTATCATTACGGATGCACGGATGCAGTTACGCCTTAATGCCCCAATGGATGGCAAAGGCGAAAAAATAGAGATCAAGGTTAATTATGATTTTGCAATCCCCTTTTATGGCGCCGACCGTATGGGCCGTAAAAAGTTTAAACAGGGCTATATTTACGAAATTGCCCAATGGTACCCACGCATGTGCGTTTATGACGATGTGGAAGGCTGGAACACCCTGCCCTACATGGGTTTAGGCGAGTTTTATTGCGAATATGGTGATTTTGACTATTATATCACCGCTCCTGCCAACAAAATAGTAGTTGGCTCGGGCGATTTGCAAAACCCCGAAGAAGTACTTACCCCGGCACAACAAAAAAGGCTGGCAGAAGCCCGCAACAGCGATAAAACGGTAACTATCATTAGCGCGGGCGAAGTTGGCAAAGGCTCAACCCGGCCGTTTAAAGGTACGCTTACCTGGCATTTTAAAATGCAGAATACCCGCGATATTGCCTGGGGAGCTTCTGACGCTTTTATCTGGGACGCGGCGAGGGTTAATTTCCCGTCGGGCCGCAAGGGTATTGCCATGTCGGCCTATCCTGTTGAAAGTTCGGGCAATGACGGCTGGGGCCGCTCAACCGAATACCTGAAAAACAGCATGGAGATCTATTCAAACCTATATTTTGAATATCCCTGGAATTCGGCAGTTAACGTATCGGGAGTGGCATTAGGCATGGAATATCCGGGTGCTATCTTTTGCCTCAGCAACCTGAAAAAAGGACAGCTTTGGGGTGATGTTACCCATGAGATAGGCCATAACTGGTTCCCGATGATAGTAGGCTCAAACGAGCGCAAATACATGTGGCAGGACGAAGGTTTTAACACCTTTATTAATGAGTATGCTACCGAACAATTTAATAAGGGCGAATATGTTGAGAAAAGTGGTTCGGCGCAAAATGTACTGGCCGGCTACCGCAACAGCAAAGACCCGCTCATGACCGCTCCTGAAGCCATTGGTCTCAATGATTACGGTCAGTATTATACCAAAACCGCGTTAGGTTTGGATATATTGCGCAACGTAGTGCTTGGCCCCGAGCGCTTTGACTATGCTTTCCGCGAGTATGTTAAGAACTGGGCGTTTAAGCACCCGCTTCCGTACGATCTTTTCAGGGCTATGAATGATGCCAGCGGCGAGGACCTGAACTGGTTCTGGAAATCATGGTTCTTCACCACCTGGAAGCTTGACCAGGCCATTACTTCGGTAAGCTACATCAAAGGCAACCCGGCCGAAGGCGCGCTGATCACACTTACCAATAATGAAAAAATGGCTTTGCCTGTTGATCTTAAAATTGTTCAGGCTAACGGCAAAACCGAAACAATCCACCTGCCGGTAAACATCTGGCAGCGCGACGGCGTTTGGAAATTTAAATACCCCTCAACAACGGCTATCAAAAGCATGGAAATAGACCCTGATCGTCAACTACCTGATGTTGACCTGAAAAACAACATTTACAGGGGAGAGTAG
- a CDS encoding helix-turn-helix domain-containing protein — translation MSDTIKKKTNKSVGKNIRALRHQHGWSQEDVANRLGISIPAFSKIETGVTDINLSRLEQIANIFDVNVVNILALDNEEADMRPSSLSVAQKKLIDRESEIASLQRKVILLYEELRNKASVAI, via the coding sequence ATGAGCGATACTATTAAAAAGAAAACAAACAAATCCGTTGGTAAAAACATCCGGGCATTACGCCATCAGCATGGATGGAGCCAGGAAGATGTGGCTAACCGTTTGGGCATCTCTATCCCCGCATTTTCAAAAATTGAAACAGGAGTAACCGATATAAACCTGTCGCGTCTTGAACAAATAGCCAATATTTTTGATGTAAACGTGGTGAATATACTGGCCCTCGATAATGAAGAAGCTGATATGAGACCGTCGAGTTTAAGCGTTGCACAGAAAAAACTGATAGATCGCGAATCAGAAATCGCCAGTTTACAGCGTAAGGTAATATTGCTTTATGAGGAGTTGCGCAATAAAGCCAGTGTAGCTATCTAA
- a CDS encoding dipeptidase translates to MQHIKQYVEQNKQRLLDELFDLLRLASVSADPKYKPEVLKTADYVAAKLRDAGADNVEICQTAGYPIVYGEKIIDASKPTVLVYGHYDVQPPDPLELWKTPPFEPTVRDGKIYARGACDDKGQFYMHVKAFELLMQTDTLPCNIKFMIEGEEEVGSSNLGIFVKANKEKLKADVVLISDTSMISMEHPSLETGLRGLSYLEVEVTGPNRDLHSGVYGGAVANPITILAQMIASLHDENNHITIPGFYNDVVPLSEAERNALNSAPYDEAGYKQDLDVAELWGEKGYSTFERTGTRPTLELNGIWGGYIGEGAKTVLPSKANAKISMRLVPNQTSDAITKLFTDHFLSIAPPYVKVKVTPHHGGEPAVTPTDSVAYRAAQKAIAESFGKEPIPTRGGGSIPIVALFEAELGLKTVLMGFGLDSDALHSPNEKYDIYNYYKGIETIPLFHKYFAELSN, encoded by the coding sequence ATGCAGCACATAAAGCAATATGTTGAGCAAAACAAGCAGCGTTTACTTGATGAGTTATTTGACCTGTTACGTTTGGCATCGGTTAGTGCCGATCCAAAATACAAACCTGAAGTATTAAAAACTGCCGATTACGTAGCAGCAAAGCTCCGCGATGCCGGGGCCGATAATGTTGAAATATGCCAAACCGCCGGCTACCCTATTGTATACGGCGAAAAGATCATAGATGCTTCCAAACCTACAGTATTGGTTTATGGGCACTACGACGTACAACCGCCAGATCCGTTGGAACTGTGGAAAACACCTCCCTTCGAACCAACTGTTAGGGATGGAAAAATATATGCCCGCGGTGCCTGCGATGATAAAGGGCAATTTTACATGCATGTAAAAGCCTTTGAGCTGCTGATGCAAACCGATACCCTTCCATGTAATATTAAGTTTATGATTGAGGGCGAAGAAGAGGTTGGCTCATCGAACCTGGGCATCTTTGTGAAAGCCAATAAAGAAAAGCTGAAAGCCGATGTGGTGTTGATCTCCGATACCTCGATGATCAGCATGGAGCACCCTTCGCTTGAAACCGGCTTACGTGGCCTCTCTTACCTCGAAGTTGAAGTAACCGGCCCAAACCGCGACCTGCATTCGGGCGTTTACGGCGGCGCCGTGGCTAACCCTATCACCATACTGGCCCAAATGATCGCCAGCCTGCATGATGAAAATAATCATATTACCATCCCAGGCTTTTATAATGATGTAGTGCCGCTTAGCGAAGCAGAACGCAATGCTTTGAACAGTGCACCTTATGATGAAGCCGGGTACAAACAAGACCTTGATGTAGCCGAGCTTTGGGGCGAAAAGGGCTACAGTACTTTCGAGCGCACAGGCACCCGCCCTACCCTTGAGCTAAACGGTATTTGGGGCGGCTATATCGGCGAAGGCGCCAAAACGGTGCTGCCTTCAAAAGCCAATGCCAAAATCTCTATGCGTTTAGTACCCAACCAAACGTCAGATGCTATAACCAAACTGTTTACCGACCATTTTTTAAGTATTGCGCCTCCCTATGTTAAGGTTAAGGTAACTCCACATCATGGCGGTGAACCGGCTGTAACCCCAACCGACAGCGTGGCTTACCGTGCCGCACAAAAAGCCATCGCCGAATCATTTGGTAAAGAGCCTATCCCAACCCGGGGTGGGGGCAGTATCCCTATTGTTGCTTTGTTTGAAGCCGAGCTTGGTTTAAAAACTGTATTGATGGGTTTCGGGCTTGATAGCGATGCCCTGCACTCGCCTAATGAGAAGTATGATATTTACAATTATTATAAAGGCATAGAAACCATTCCGTTGTTTCACAAATACTTTGCGGAGTTATCAAACTAA
- a CDS encoding tetratricopeptide repeat protein: MKKIGTFILFFLLSLSVYANDIIDVAAKDTNEVISLNTSAYSNRLTNPEQTVEDATKALKLSTKLNYIDGIAEAYRVIGIGKYYLDQPEKAIENYLNSLSSFTRNNNLRGEAKVYNNIGILFRDHDYERSLTYLNRSLEIAQKINDTKLVGSLYLNIGNVYTRKNNLYMALKFYDKSFPIFQKLSDSVNLIQCLQNRGVIYFKLKDYDKALGLLLEANAGAKARDLNESVASVDLTLAALYMTKGDFKNAEKMVQEGTAYTQLVKDPKLDYDYKYTTYELEYNKKNFARAVNLLREIYTQDSVTYKTNVSAQMNLVEAKRRQEEQLKENERIAERQAYDRSKFWAVTVVAGLMLVVIGLLISNVKRKAKTNAQLTLLNGEVSRQKDNLDRINHHLEEIIDERTKDLQLKNKKLSEHSSYLSHQIRGPIATLRGLINLEKEGLVDQAECLDMMDKCVSEIDEKIIEMSDMLHNPPRV; encoded by the coding sequence ATGAAAAAAATCGGCACATTCATATTATTCTTTTTATTATCGCTGTCGGTATACGCGAATGATATAATTGATGTTGCTGCGAAAGATACTAATGAGGTAATAAGCCTAAATACCAGCGCTTATTCAAACAGGCTGACAAATCCGGAGCAAACCGTTGAAGATGCCACCAAGGCGCTGAAGCTATCTACCAAACTCAATTATATTGATGGTATTGCAGAAGCTTACCGTGTTATAGGTATTGGTAAATACTATCTTGATCAGCCTGAAAAGGCTATTGAAAACTATCTGAACTCCCTTTCATCTTTTACCCGCAACAATAACCTGAGGGGCGAGGCCAAGGTTTATAATAATATCGGCATCCTGTTTCGTGACCACGACTACGAACGCTCACTTACGTATCTTAACCGATCGCTGGAGATAGCACAAAAAATTAATGATACCAAATTGGTAGGCTCATTGTATTTAAATATAGGCAACGTTTACACGCGTAAAAATAACCTGTATATGGCGCTTAAGTTTTATGACAAAAGTTTTCCCATATTTCAGAAACTGAGCGACTCAGTAAATCTGATCCAATGTTTGCAAAACCGTGGTGTTATTTATTTTAAACTTAAGGACTATGATAAGGCCCTGGGTTTACTGTTGGAGGCTAATGCCGGTGCAAAAGCACGTGACCTGAACGAGTCGGTAGCCAGTGTTGACCTTACGCTGGCAGCGCTTTACATGACAAAAGGTGATTTTAAAAATGCGGAAAAGATGGTGCAGGAGGGGACCGCCTATACACAGTTGGTAAAGGACCCTAAGCTTGACTACGATTATAAATACACTACATACGAACTGGAATATAACAAAAAGAACTTCGCCCGGGCGGTAAATTTGTTAAGGGAAATATATACCCAGGATAGTGTTACTTACAAAACCAACGTATCGGCGCAAATGAACCTGGTTGAGGCCAAACGCAGGCAGGAAGAACAACTGAAAGAGAACGAAAGAATTGCAGAGCGCCAGGCTTACGACCGGTCGAAATTTTGGGCAGTAACTGTAGTTGCGGGTTTGATGCTTGTAGTAATTGGTTTGCTGATCAGCAATGTAAAACGTAAAGCCAAAACCAATGCACAGCTTACACTGCTAAATGGTGAGGTATCCCGGCAAAAAGATAATCTTGATAGGATAAATCATCATCTTGAGGAGATCATTGATGAACGTACAAAGGATCTGCAGTTAAAAAATAAAAAGCTTTCTGAGCATTCGTCATATCTGTCGCATCAAATCAGGGGGCCTATAGCTACATTGCGCGGTTTGATCAACCTTGAAAAAGAAGGCCTGGTTGACCAGGCCGAATGTTTGGATATGATGGATAAATGCGTATCTGAAATTGATGAAAAGATCATCGAGATGAGCGACATGCTGCATAACCCGCCGAGAGTTTAA
- a CDS encoding GNAT family N-acetyltransferase: MLIRKATIEDLPVLLQFEQGIITAERPFDSTLKPDPISYYDLKGFITSADVQVLVAEIDGEIAGSGYARIKKTPENYYDFENYAYLGFMYVLPAYRGMGVNQAIIEELKKWAVEQGLTEIRLEVYNDNIGAIKAYEKAGFKKRMIEMRMRL; the protein is encoded by the coding sequence ATGCTGATCAGAAAAGCTACCATTGAAGACCTGCCCGTATTGCTTCAATTTGAGCAGGGTATAATTACTGCCGAACGCCCTTTTGATAGCACACTCAAACCCGATCCTATCAGTTATTATGATTTGAAGGGATTCATAACCTCAGCAGATGTGCAGGTTTTAGTAGCCGAAATTGACGGAGAGATAGCAGGCAGCGGATATGCCCGTATTAAAAAGACCCCGGAAAATTATTACGACTTTGAAAACTATGCTTACCTGGGTTTTATGTATGTGCTGCCTGCATACCGGGGTATGGGAGTAAACCAGGCCATAATAGAAGAATTGAAGAAATGGGCGGTTGAGCAGGGCTTGACCGAAATAAGGCTCGAGGTATATAATGATAATATTGGAGCCATTAAAGCCTATGAAAAGGCAGGATTTAAAAAACGTATGATCGAAATGCGGATGAGACTGTAA
- a CDS encoding response regulator produces the protein MARNILIIEDDAEILRVLETVLTFHDFEVTGLDRTDDIIGAVKAYNPDLVLTDYMLPGLNGGRICQLIKGNEDTRHIPVILISAYHEQAIALVNFGYDAFVPKPFDINKLVKTINRFLN, from the coding sequence ATGGCAAGAAATATACTCATAATTGAAGATGACGCTGAAATTTTGCGGGTACTTGAAACAGTGCTCACCTTTCATGATTTTGAGGTTACCGGTCTTGACCGTACTGATGATATTATTGGTGCTGTAAAAGCGTACAACCCCGATCTGGTATTAACCGATTATATGCTGCCCGGCCTCAACGGCGGCCGCATTTGCCAGCTTATTAAAGGCAACGAAGATACCCGGCACATCCCGGTGATCCTGATCTCGGCTTACCATGAACAGGCTATTGCCCTGGTTAATTTTGGATATGATGCCTTTGTACCCAAGCCTTTTGATATAAATAAGCTGGTAAAAACCATTAACAGGTTTTTGAATTGA
- a CDS encoding FKBP-type peptidyl-prolyl cis-trans isomerase, translated as MKIAPQHVVSLTYDLYVDRENTGTETLVESTTQEQPLTFLFGAGQMLPKFEDNLSTLSTGDAYEFRLSPEDAYGVYDEEAVANLPKEMFQGTEIPEVGSILPLQDNQGHRFQAMVVSIAEDAVIVDLNHPMAGQELHFKGNILNVRPATAEELSHGHAHGPDGHHHH; from the coding sequence ATGAAGATTGCACCTCAGCACGTAGTATCATTAACCTACGATTTGTACGTAGACCGCGAAAACACAGGTACCGAAACGTTGGTAGAAAGTACCACCCAGGAACAGCCGCTTACCTTTTTATTTGGTGCAGGACAGATGCTGCCTAAATTTGAGGATAACCTAAGCACACTTTCAACAGGTGATGCCTACGAGTTTCGCTTATCTCCCGAAGATGCTTATGGCGTATATGATGAAGAAGCAGTAGCCAACCTGCCTAAAGAAATGTTTCAGGGTACTGAAATTCCTGAAGTTGGCAGCATTTTGCCTTTACAGGATAACCAGGGCCACCGTTTCCAGGCTATGGTAGTTTCAATTGCCGAAGATGCCGTTATTGTTGATCTTAATCACCCTATGGCCGGCCAGGAACTGCACTTTAAAGGTAATATCCTTAACGTACGCCCTGCAACAGCCGAAGAGTTATCACACGGCCACGCACATGGTCCGGATGGTCATCATCACCATTAA